GGCCGGCAGCCCGCCGATGAGGACCGTGCCCGCGGTGACAGCGGCCGGGTTGGGCATGATCACGTTGCCCGGCCCCAGGGCCAGGTGCGGGGGCATGGCGCAGGTGTGCACGCTGCCCACGACCGCGGCGGGGCGGCCTCCGATCAGCACGGTCGCCACCTTCAGGGCCGCGCCGGGCGGCGGGGTGGCGATCACACCGCCGTGGTTGGTGGGGTCACCGGTACGGGCTGCGGCTGGCATGCGGTGCTCCTTGCGGCAGGTAGGGGACTGGGGTCAGTTGATCCGGATGAGCTTGGCCTTGAGGACGCCGAGCAGACCGCCGTCGACGGTGACGCCCGTGCGGCCCTTGATGTTCACGTACTGGCTGCCGTCGATGTCCACGGTGCGGCCGCCGATCTTCACTCCGACCCTGCCGTCGATGTCCACGTTCCGGCCCGACACGCTCACGTCGCCCTGTCGTGCATCCAGGGTGATGCCGTTTTTGTCGAGCACGACGGAGGAGAGGGGTTTTGTACCGCCCTTCGCGGCGTACACCGTCAGCTCGATCCGGTCGCGCCGGTTGTCGAGGAACACTTCGAGGCGCTCGTCGGCGGACCTGAGCCGGACGCCCGACCTGCCCGGAGCCCTCGCGTCCAGCAACTCGACCCGGTGCCCCGAACGCGACACGATGGAGCGGCGGT
Above is a genomic segment from Streptomyces collinus Tu 365 containing:
- a CDS encoding PAAR domain-containing protein; translation: MPAAARTGDPTNHGGVIATPPPGAALKVATVLIGGRPAAVVGSVHTCAMPPHLALGPGNVIMPNPAAVTAGTVLIGGLPAARARDQTSCGAQIVTGAMNVLIGGV